Genomic DNA from Xiphophorus couchianus chromosome 12, X_couchianus-1.0, whole genome shotgun sequence:
ACTCATTTGAGACTCAATATCGGATCAATTAACAACTGTTGTAATGAGCGCTGGAGCAGCAACGCTTGTAAAACACGGGgcagaaacattgttttcagtGCACAGCCTGGTAAATCCAGGCGTTAACACATCAGATACGTTAGCATTCACACTTATATATGTAGGTAGGTCAGGCTGCAGCACATATGTGGCACAGCTAGACAATTTACTTTAATGCTCCTGAAATGTTAGCCTGATTGTTGCCTTCTCACACTGTTCAGGTCGATTTAAATCTCTCTtcgtctgggctttctcccattcactTTGATACCCCTCTAGATTTTCAGCCGGGCCAATCACAGAACTGGAGAAATTGTGAACAATGACGTCagttttctgtgctgttttagaattgtattctagcaatggcagcggaggaagtaaACAAAGCCGCTCAGTCCGCGTTGGCCActcttccaaatattaaattatcgTTTGGCACGGCTCTTCTCTCTTCagagtggaggatggttgttgaCAGTGCAGgcaattttcagtaagcttcacaGCGTCGAACTGGCACATTACATGCGTCAAcattagcaattgggtaaaatgtCAAACCTGGCCTCCAGGAAGTAATCGTTTCTATACAGTCAAGAGCCAAGACTCTATAACCCGTAGAATAGGGAACTGGTTTTTAGCATTATGCAATCTCATACTGCATTTATAAAGATTTACCTACCTCAGCATGTCAAATGCTTGAAGAGGATCCAGATTACGGCAACCTGAACACTGACCTTACATTCCCAGATAGGTAGTAGATACTCTGAATAtacaaagaaatacattttaccaAATTTGGAACAATTTCTCTAACTTCTATGACTTCTCCTCCAAACTTGTGaaagttgtaatattttttgttttgggattctttagttgttgttgttgtttgtttatttttttaaggctCCCTGGTTCtttatataaacatttcttttgacattgctttttgtcacacttagCTACTTCAGGGCATCCAATGAAATTTAATATAACCCCCCCGTCCCCCTGCCAAAAAAAGGAGTTTACCTTTGAGCTGACGataagggtaaaaaaaataattgtaattttaaCTGTGTGTTATATAATTATGTAACTACTCCCAATGAAAGGTAAATAAATGTGCTTCTATAGATGATGGcatgaaaacaggaaatcaaGTTTTTTAAGACTGTCACTGCATGCGGTAATTTGACGttgtcataataataataataataatgatttccACAAACGTAGTTTCAGCCCTCTGCTGTCTCTCTGTCCACCATCACAGGAGATGGAAGGAAAAGGTGACGGACAGCAGATGAAAGACAAGACCAGTGACCTGTCCAGGCAGATCGATGAAGTGAAGGAGATCATGAAGAAAAATTTGGAAGACCTCCTCCGCCgagaagaaaatctgaataacCTCATGGAAGTGTCTGAGTATCTGAAAGACAGggtcagtgtcttcagtcacaCGTAGATCTTCCTAAAACCGAACGGAATATTTGGGACTCTTTCTTTCataagaacatttaaaaagaaaaaaaaaagaaaaaatctgcgATCGCAGTGAAAGTCAACAGCCAAGCCAGTTTAGCAAGATGCATTCGaggagctaaaaataataaatgacgTTTTGGCCTTTTTCATCTGCTCCACCAAACTTTTAATTAGGTGCTTTTCAGTCGGGCATTATCGCAGCTCGCAAAGAGAATGAGCTCATTAACCCGACAGCTCTCCGTCGTCTGATCAGATGCTCCTCTGTGCGGTCGGGGTCATGTAGCTGCTAGGCATCACTGATGAACTTCAGTCCTAATCAAGTTAATGGACACCACTCACATTCACATTCATTACCTACAGCTCACATTCTGTTTTACATTCAGAAGTATTACAATTTAAtgccaatatttatttatctagcACATTTGCAACAGCTCGACCTGCACAAGTTAAATACAAACAAGGATGAGTCAAATACCTAACAGTAGcacaatcaaatatttaataaaaaaggtcttaaaaaggCATCAAAGCAATAAGAATAGCTAAtcacctaaaataaaacttgaaaactAATTTCTGTATTTAGCCCTGGCTATCTTTGTGTATTATTTTACCTCTGTAGGATAATTAGCACATTTGtaattgaattttgaatttgaattgtttGAT
This window encodes:
- the LOC114154332 gene encoding vesicle-associated membrane protein 8-like; amino-acid sequence: MTAVEMEGKGDGQQMKDKTSDLSRQIDEVKEIMKKNLEDLLRREENLNNLMEVSEYLKDRAYNFRRTTENVSRSYWWKNVKRMAAVVVIVLIVVVAIVLLAVGFN